From Dehalobacter sp. 12DCB1:
CTGCAGAGTATCCGGTTGCCAGTTTTTAAATTTTGTTCATTTTTGACGGACCAGAATCCGGTCAGCGAAGCGTACAGTAAAAAGAGTGTCAGCATGGTTACGGCGTAGTAATCCAGGGAACTAGGTTCTCTTTTTTTGTCCAGAGACTCGGATTGGATGTAATCTTCTGCCGGACTAGCCATAATGCCTGCCAAAGCAGAAGGGTTTGTTTGGGCAATCAGCTTAAGGGCATCATATCTGGCTGCAAAAATTTCAAGGGAAGATTCTACGAGATTAGCTTCGAAACTAAAGCGCGCATTTTTATAGACACGAATTTCCTGAGGATCATCGGTCAACAGAACGAAACAGGAATACTGGGCATTTTTTATACTGTTTAGACCTTCCTCTATATTTGTTGTTTCGGTAAAGGTGATTTCCATCTGTTCTTGCAATGAATTTCGAAAAGACTGAAAACCGTCGGCAAGTTCCGAATCTTTTTGGACAGCATACAGAACGTGAATATTATTTAATTTGATATCGTTGGCAAAGACGCCGGAAAAGGCTGTACCCAGAATCGCAATTAAGACAATCGGGAAAAGGACCATCATGATATTCGCTTTAAAATCCCGGATATTCTGTTTAAATTCTTTGAAAATAATATAAATCATTCTCATAGCAGTCACCTAATCCCTTAAACTACGGCCGGTCAGAGACAGAAACACGGTTTCCAGGTCGGGTGTTCGGCTCTCAACACTTTTAATGGAGAACTTATTTTCGGTAAAGTAACCAATAATTTTGTCGAGGTTATGAACCTCTTTGGCTGTACTTATTTTTATCGTGTTTTCTTCAATGTCCATTTGGAGAACTCCGGGGATTTCTCTGATTTTGTTTTCATCGGCTTTGGAGATGGCGTCGCTAATAGTAATCCAGACGACATTGGCGTCGGTTAACAGCGCTTTCAACTCTTCTTTACTGCCCAGGGCGATCACTTTGCCGTGATCCATGATTGCGATCTTGGAACAGATTTCTTCGACCTCTTCCATGTAATGGCTGGTATAAATCATTGTACATCCCATCTGATTCAATTTCTTAACCGATTGTAGGATATGATTACGAGATTGCGGATCAATACCTACGGTAGGCTCATCCATGATCATCAATTTCGGTTTATGGGCAATTGCACAGGCAATATTTAGCCGTCTCTTCATGCCCCCGGAAAAGCTTTTGGGATAACTTTTGGCTTTATCGCTTAATCCGGTAAATTCGAGTGCCTCCAGTGCCGCTTCATTCAACTCGGTTCCCCGCAGACCGTAGAGGCCTGCAAAAAATTTGACATTCTCCAGTGCAGTCAGGTCTTCATAGATCGCAATATCCTGTGGAACAATGCCTGTATTTTTCTTAGAAAATGTTTTATTTCTTTGCGTATCTTTGTTTAAGATAGAGATGGTCCCTTTATCAATGGACAATAAGCCCATGATCATATTAATAGCAGTACTTTTACCTGCGCCATTCGGTCCCAAAAGCCCGAATATTTCTCCTTCTGCAATGCTGACATTCATATTATCCACAGCAATGACATCACCAAATTTTTTTGTGACATTCT
This genomic window contains:
- a CDS encoding ABC transporter permease; its protein translation is MRMIYIIFKEFKQNIRDFKANIMMVLFPIVLIAILGTAFSGVFANDIKLNNIHVLYAVQKDSELADGFQSFRNSLQEQMEITFTETTNIEEGLNSIKNAQYSCFVLLTDDPQEIRVYKNARFSFEANLVESSLEIFAARYDALKLIAQTNPSALAGIMASPAEDYIQSESLDKKREPSSLDYYAVTMLTLFLLYASLTGFWSVKNEQNLKTGNRILCSPVTKIELLAGKTLGGLLVTLIQTAVVLLFSSVVFKVYWGTNLLSVALVILSEAVLAVSLGTGIAYLIRNDGTGAACLNILIPIIAFFGGGYVPLSSLQGPLAAITALSPLKWTNEAIFRLIYNQDYLTMLPAILINLAIAAAFLMISAYLSRKEAV
- a CDS encoding ABC transporter ATP-binding protein — its product is MNILVMENVTKKFGDVIAVDNMNVSIAEGEIFGLLGPNGAGKSTAINMIMGLLSIDKGTISILNKDTQRNKTFSKKNTGIVPQDIAIYEDLTALENVKFFAGLYGLRGTELNEAALEALEFTGLSDKAKSYPKSFSGGMKRRLNIACAIAHKPKLMIMDEPTVGIDPQSRNHILQSVKKLNQMGCTMIYTSHYMEEVEEICSKIAIMDHGKVIALGSKEELKALLTDANVVWITISDAISKADENKIREIPGVLQMDIEENTIKISTAKEVHNLDKIIGYFTENKFSIKSVESRTPDLETVFLSLTGRSLRD